One window of the Emcibacter sp. genome contains the following:
- the ihfB gene encoding integration host factor subunit beta, producing the protein MIKSELINRLVEANPHLYQRDIERIVNTIFEEITSALAEGNRVELRGFGAFSVKHRPERTGRNPRTGDTVHVPEKHVPYFKTGKDLREKLNN; encoded by the coding sequence ATGATAAAGTCGGAGCTCATAAACAGACTGGTAGAAGCCAACCCGCACCTTTATCAGCGTGATATAGAGCGCATCGTAAATACAATATTTGAGGAAATTACCAGTGCTCTGGCTGAAGGCAACAGGGTTGAACTGAGAGGCTTTGGTGCCTTCTCCGTCAAACACCGTCCGGAACGGACCGGCCGTAATCCACGGACCGGAGATACAGTTCACGTCCCGGAAAAGCATGTGCCATATTTCAAGACCGGCAAGGACCTCAGGGAAAAACTGAACAACTGA
- a CDS encoding lipopolysaccharide assembly protein LapA domain-containing protein, whose amino-acid sequence MVELSLYPLPWVIQGIPKFLLIFLGIFIGLGAGWIVAISSSFKHRRTRRRLERQVRELESELKSLSNRPVRETKSPKIISDE is encoded by the coding sequence ATGGTCGAACTCAGTCTCTATCCCCTGCCCTGGGTTATTCAGGGCATCCCCAAATTTCTGTTGATCTTTCTGGGCATTTTTATCGGTCTCGGGGCCGGCTGGATTGTCGCGATATCCAGTTCCTTCAAACACCGCCGCACCCGCCGACGGCTGGAAAGACAGGTCCGGGAGCTTGAAAGTGAGTTAAAATCCTTGTCAAACCGCCCTGTTCGTGAGACAAAAAGCCCGAAAATTATATCCGACGAATAG
- the pyrF gene encoding orotidine-5'-phosphate decarboxylase, translated as MTELEAHKRILCALDTTDTEQACELARALEPHVGGVKLGLEYFGAHGPDGFRKVAKTGMPIFLDLKLHDIPNTVAKAIHALMPLKPSILTIHTAGGPTMMAAAAKAATEAAKNVGCARPIVVGVTILTSLDKTDLEAVGYQNNLSDQVVRLARLAKDSGLDGVVCSPLEIELIKEACGKDFKLVVPGIRPAGSATGDQKRIMTPREAVEKGADYIVIGRPITQAENPAAAARAIAQELGA; from the coding sequence ATGACGGAACTGGAAGCCCATAAACGTATCCTCTGTGCCCTGGATACGACAGATACAGAACAGGCCTGTGAACTGGCCCGCGCACTCGAACCCCATGTGGGGGGCGTCAAGCTGGGGCTGGAATATTTCGGCGCCCACGGCCCGGATGGATTCCGCAAAGTGGCGAAAACAGGCATGCCGATTTTCCTGGACCTGAAACTGCACGATATTCCCAACACGGTGGCCAAGGCCATTCACGCCCTGATGCCCCTCAAACCGTCGATCCTGACCATTCATACAGCCGGCGGGCCGACGATGATGGCGGCGGCTGCCAAAGCGGCAACTGAGGCCGCAAAGAATGTTGGATGCGCCCGGCCGATTGTTGTCGGGGTCACCATCCTGACCAGTCTGGATAAAACAGACCTGGAAGCGGTCGGATACCAGAATAACCTGTCCGACCAGGTTGTCCGCCTGGCCCGGCTGGCAAAAGACAGCGGCCTTGACGGCGTCGTCTGTTCGCCGTTGGAGATTGAACTGATCAAGGAAGCCTGTGGCAAAGACTTTAAACTGGTTGTTCCGGGTATTCGCCCGGCCGGCAGCGCCACCGGCGACCAGAAGCGCATAATGACCCCGCGTGAAGCCGTGGAGAAAGGCGCCGACTATATCGTGATCGGCCGCCCGATCACCCAGGCTGAAAATCCCGCCGCCGCCGCCCGCGCGATTGCCCAAGAGCTTGGGGCCTGA
- a CDS encoding phosphoribosylanthranilate isomerase, whose amino-acid sequence MPVAVKICGLSTPESLNAAIDHGAAYVGFVFYPPSPRNISPEKAGELTAMVPATAKKVGVFVNPDDSLLEEVLSAASLDILQLHGSESPDRVREIREKFDRPVMKAIAVAGAEDIRAAKTYETSADMLLFDAKAPKNLENALPGGNGLAFDWQLIRDSQWSVPWMLSGGLDADNISEAIATSAAEIVDVSSGVEVRPGEKDVHKIKAFIEATKSKDKTHG is encoded by the coding sequence ATGCCCGTGGCGGTAAAAATATGCGGGCTTTCCACGCCCGAAAGCCTGAATGCGGCCATTGACCATGGCGCCGCCTATGTGGGCTTTGTTTTTTATCCGCCTTCCCCGCGGAATATCAGCCCTGAAAAAGCCGGGGAGCTAACCGCCATGGTGCCCGCGACTGCGAAAAAAGTCGGTGTTTTTGTCAATCCGGACGACAGCCTGCTGGAAGAAGTTCTTTCAGCCGCCAGCCTCGACATCCTGCAGCTTCATGGCTCGGAAAGCCCTGACCGGGTGCGGGAGATCAGGGAAAAATTCGACAGGCCGGTGATGAAAGCCATTGCCGTTGCCGGGGCAGAGGATATCCGGGCGGCAAAAACCTATGAAACCAGCGCAGATATGTTGCTGTTTGATGCAAAAGCGCCTAAAAACCTTGAGAACGCCCTGCCGGGCGGCAATGGACTTGCCTTTGACTGGCAACTGATCCGGGACAGCCAATGGTCTGTTCCCTGGATGTTGTCCGGCGGACTGGATGCGGACAATATTTCCGAAGCCATTGCCACAAGCGCGGCGGAAATAGTCGATGTCTCCAGCGGGGTCGAAGTCCGGCCCGGCGAAAAAGACGTACATAAAATAAAAGCCTTTATCGAAGCCACCAAGAGTAAGGACAAGACACATGGGTAG
- the trpB gene encoding tryptophan synthase subunit beta: MGSETQKPNTFRAGPDSEGHFGIFGGRFVAETLMPLILELEQAYNVAKEDPEFHREFHELLTEFVGRPSPLYYAERLTEHLGGAKIYLKREELNHTGAHKINNCIGQILLARRMGKQRIIAETGAGQHGVATATVCARFGMKCVVYMGAKDIERQKPNVFRMKLLGAEVVPCTSGSESLKDAMNDAMRDWVANVEDTFYIIGTAAGPHPYPELVRDFQSVIGNETREQIMEKEGRLPDSLVACVGGGSNAIGLFHPFLDDACEMYGVEAAGLGVNTDKHAASLTGGRPGVLHGNRTYLLMDDDGQITEAHSISAGLDYPGIGPEHSFLHDVGRVTYVPVTDREALEAFQVCTQLEGIIPALESAHAIAFVLKKAPELPKDHIMVMNLSGRGDKDIFTVADALGAEI; this comes from the coding sequence ATGGGTAGCGAGACCCAAAAGCCAAACACCTTCCGGGCAGGACCGGACAGCGAAGGCCATTTCGGTATCTTCGGCGGCCGCTTTGTGGCCGAGACCCTGATGCCGCTGATCCTGGAACTGGAGCAGGCCTATAATGTCGCGAAGGAGGACCCGGAATTCCATCGGGAATTTCACGAGCTGCTTACTGAATTTGTCGGCCGTCCGAGCCCGCTCTATTACGCAGAGCGCCTGACCGAGCATCTGGGTGGTGCGAAAATCTATCTCAAGCGGGAAGAGCTGAACCATACCGGCGCGCACAAGATCAACAACTGCATCGGCCAGATCCTGCTGGCCCGCCGAATGGGCAAACAGCGCATCATCGCTGAAACCGGCGCCGGACAGCATGGCGTCGCCACCGCCACGGTCTGTGCCCGCTTCGGCATGAAATGCGTGGTCTATATGGGTGCCAAGGATATCGAACGGCAGAAACCAAATGTCTTCCGCATGAAGCTTCTGGGCGCCGAAGTGGTGCCCTGCACCTCCGGTTCCGAAAGTCTGAAGGATGCCATGAATGACGCCATGCGCGACTGGGTGGCCAATGTGGAGGACACCTTCTATATCATCGGCACTGCCGCAGGTCCGCACCCCTATCCGGAGCTGGTGCGTGATTTCCAGAGCGTGATCGGCAATGAAACCCGCGAGCAGATCATGGAAAAGGAAGGCCGATTGCCCGACAGCCTGGTGGCCTGTGTCGGCGGCGGTTCCAACGCCATCGGCCTGTTCCATCCGTTCCTGGACGATGCCTGTGAAATGTACGGCGTGGAGGCCGCGGGTCTTGGCGTCAATACGGACAAACATGCGGCGTCCCTGACCGGTGGCCGGCCGGGCGTATTGCACGGCAACCGCACCTACCTGCTGATGGATGACGACGGCCAGATCACCGAAGCCCATTCCATTTCCGCTGGCCTGGATTATCCCGGCATCGGCCCCGAACACAGCTTCCTGCATGACGTCGGCCGGGTCACCTATGTGCCTGTGACGGACAGGGAGGCGCTGGAAGCCTTCCAGGTCTGCACCCAGCTTGAAGGCATTATCCCTGCCCTGGAAAGCGCCCATGCCATTGCCTTTGTCCTGAAGAAGGCACCGGAACTGCCGAAGGACCATATCATGGTCATGAACCTGTCCGGCCGGGGGGACAAGGACATCTTCACAGTGGCCGATGCCCTGGGAGCGGAGATCTGA
- the trpA gene encoding tryptophan synthase subunit alpha yields the protein MGVERIEQKFANLKSRNRAGLVTFITGGDPDYETSLEILKGLPAAGADIIELGMPFSDPMADGPAIQAASLRALKAGMTLKKCLAMVREFRKENTETPLILMGYYNPIYIYGVDRFLDDALEAGVDGLIVVDLPPEEDAELAIPALKAGMGMIHLATPTTDNARLARIVAHGSGFLYYVSIAGITGTREPDLGPVRTAIENFRGQTDLPLAVGFGIKTPENVASFAEFADAVVVGSAIVSIIEHEENLANSDTKAKVLTFVQELATGIDKARR from the coding sequence ATGGGTGTAGAACGTATTGAACAGAAATTCGCCAACCTGAAATCCCGCAACCGGGCCGGTCTTGTCACCTTCATTACCGGTGGTGATCCGGATTACGAAACATCCCTGGAAATTCTGAAGGGTCTGCCTGCGGCCGGGGCCGACATTATCGAACTGGGTATGCCCTTTTCCGATCCCATGGCGGATGGTCCGGCCATTCAGGCGGCAAGCCTGCGTGCCCTCAAGGCGGGCATGACCCTGAAAAAATGCCTGGCTATGGTGCGTGAATTCCGCAAGGAAAATACAGAGACCCCGCTGATCCTGATGGGTTATTATAATCCGATCTATATTTACGGCGTGGACCGGTTTCTGGACGATGCGCTTGAGGCCGGTGTCGACGGCCTGATTGTCGTCGACCTGCCGCCGGAAGAAGATGCGGAACTGGCTATCCCGGCCCTGAAAGCCGGCATGGGCATGATTCATCTGGCGACGCCGACCACCGATAACGCCCGGCTGGCCAGGATCGTCGCCCATGGGTCAGGTTTCCTCTATTATGTCTCCATCGCCGGGATTACCGGCACCCGCGAGCCGGACCTCGGGCCGGTGCGGACCGCCATCGAGAATTTCCGCGGCCAGACCGACCTGCCGCTGGCCGTAGGCTTCGGGATCAAAACCCCGGAAAATGTGGCGTCCTTTGCTGAATTTGCCGATGCAGTCGTTGTCGGCTCCGCAATCGTGTCCATCATTGAACATGAGGAAAATCTTGCAAATTCTGATACAAAAGCTAAAGTCCTGACTTTCGTGCAGGAACTTGCGACCGGTATCGACAAGGCGCGCCGTTAA
- the accD gene encoding acetyl-CoA carboxylase, carboxyltransferase subunit beta, whose translation MSWLTNYVRPKIRAVLKQKKETPDNLWHKCKSCGQLLYVKDFLANLSVCPHCDFHDRIGPTERFKSLFDKGDFALIDLPSPKEDPLKFRDQKKYTDRIKAARANSEFRDAIAVAYGQMGNVKAVVAVQNFLFMGGSMGMAVGEGIITAARHAVDKKAPLVLFTAAGGARMQEGILSLMQMPRTTVAVEMVKDAGLPYVVVLTDPTTGGVTASYAMLGDVHIAEPNALICFAGPRVIKDTIREELPEGFQRSEYLIEHGMLDMIVHRKEMRAKLVQLLSLLMKQPGTLALTHEPA comes from the coding sequence ATGAGCTGGCTGACCAATTATGTACGCCCCAAAATCCGGGCGGTTCTGAAACAGAAGAAGGAAACTCCGGATAATCTTTGGCACAAGTGTAAAAGCTGTGGGCAACTTCTGTATGTGAAGGATTTCCTGGCTAACCTGAGCGTTTGCCCGCATTGTGATTTCCATGACAGAATTGGCCCCACCGAACGGTTCAAGAGCCTGTTTGACAAGGGCGACTTCGCCCTGATCGATCTGCCCAGTCCCAAGGAAGACCCACTTAAATTCAGGGATCAGAAAAAATACACCGACCGCATAAAGGCGGCCCGGGCGAATTCGGAATTCAGGGATGCCATTGCCGTGGCCTATGGCCAGATGGGCAATGTCAAGGCTGTGGTTGCGGTTCAGAACTTCCTGTTCATGGGCGGTTCCATGGGCATGGCCGTTGGTGAAGGCATCATTACCGCAGCCCGGCATGCTGTCGACAAGAAAGCGCCGCTGGTGCTGTTTACCGCCGCGGGCGGGGCCCGCATGCAGGAGGGGATCCTGTCCCTGATGCAGATGCCGCGGACCACTGTTGCTGTGGAAATGGTCAAGGACGCAGGCCTGCCCTATGTCGTGGTGCTGACCGACCCGACCACCGGTGGTGTGACCGCTTCCTACGCCATGCTGGGCGATGTACATATTGCCGAACCCAATGCACTGATCTGTTTTGCCGGCCCCCGGGTGATCAAGGACACCATCCGCGAGGAACTGCCGGAAGGCTTCCAGCGCTCGGAATATCTGATTGAGCACGGCATGCTGGACATGATCGTGCATCGCAAGGAAATGCGGGCCAAGCTGGTTCAGCTCCTCAGCCTTCTGATGAAACAGCCGGGGACGCTGGCGCTGACCCATGAACCTGCCTGA
- a CDS encoding folylpolyglutamate synthase/dihydrofolate synthase family protein, whose protein sequence is MNLPDKHRLSDQVLDRLYRLHPKKIDLSLDRMERILAALGHPERHLPPVIHVAGTNGKGSTTAFLRAILEAAGLRVHVYTSPHLVRFAERIRLAGKLIAEDYLLELLDHCEQVNGEQPITYFEMTTALAFKAFADVPAEVLLLEVGLGGRFDATNMIDKPLSTVITPVSLDHEQFLGSDLAGIGREKAGIAKKNVPLVVAPQPDVVRKAILATAQDAGAVPVMGGDAWKCIFTDGGFLYEDFRGTLDLPQPALAGLHQQENAALAIACLRHQRTFEITENHIRKGLQTVEWPARMQNLSKTSLAGILPEGSELWLDGGHNPAAGEIVANLFRERKDLPLHLICGMMANKDTRGFLAPLSPLVTKLYGIHVPEEDSHSAEAIADMARKVGIDAEAMPGFAESLEKIGQVQNSPVRVLICGSLYLAGKVLALTEN, encoded by the coding sequence ATGAACCTGCCTGACAAACACCGTCTGAGCGACCAGGTTCTGGACCGCTTGTACCGGCTGCATCCCAAGAAAATCGACCTGTCCCTTGACCGGATGGAACGTATCCTTGCCGCCCTCGGCCATCCGGAGCGGCACTTGCCGCCGGTCATCCATGTGGCCGGCACCAACGGCAAGGGCTCGACCACAGCCTTCCTGCGCGCCATACTGGAAGCAGCCGGACTCAGAGTTCATGTCTATACCTCGCCGCATCTGGTCAGATTCGCAGAACGGATCCGGCTTGCCGGAAAACTGATCGCCGAAGACTATCTTCTCGAGCTTCTGGATCATTGCGAACAGGTCAATGGCGAACAACCCATCACCTATTTCGAAATGACCACGGCACTGGCCTTCAAGGCCTTTGCCGATGTGCCGGCCGAGGTGCTGTTGCTAGAGGTCGGCCTCGGCGGGCGGTTTGACGCCACCAATATGATTGATAAGCCGCTCAGCACCGTGATCACCCCGGTCTCTCTTGATCATGAACAGTTTCTGGGCTCGGATCTGGCCGGGATCGGCCGGGAAAAGGCGGGCATTGCCAAAAAGAATGTTCCGCTGGTTGTCGCCCCCCAGCCTGATGTTGTCCGGAAGGCCATTCTGGCGACCGCGCAGGACGCGGGAGCCGTGCCGGTCATGGGTGGCGATGCCTGGAAATGCATTTTTACCGACGGCGGTTTCCTCTATGAGGATTTCCGGGGCACGCTGGACCTGCCGCAACCGGCCCTGGCCGGCCTGCACCAGCAGGAAAATGCCGCCCTGGCCATCGCCTGCCTGCGTCACCAGCGGACCTTCGAAATTACAGAAAACCATATCCGCAAAGGCCTCCAGACGGTGGAGTGGCCGGCCCGGATGCAGAATCTGTCAAAGACTTCCCTTGCCGGCATCCTGCCAGAGGGCAGTGAGCTGTGGCTCGATGGTGGTCATAACCCGGCCGCTGGAGAAATTGTCGCCAATCTGTTCCGGGAACGGAAAGACCTGCCGCTGCATCTCATCTGCGGCATGATGGCCAACAAGGACACCCGGGGCTTCCTGGCGCCGCTCTCGCCGCTGGTGACAAAACTGTACGGTATCCATGTACCGGAAGAAGACAGCCACAGCGCCGAGGCCATTGCCGATATGGCCCGGAAAGTGGGAATTGACGCCGAGGCCATGCCCGGATTTGCAGAGAGTCTGGAAAAGATCGGACAGGTACAAAACAGCCCTGTCAGGGTGCTGATCTGCGGATCACTCTATCTGGCCGGCAAGGTTCTGGCCCTCACAGAAAACTGA
- the trxA gene encoding thioredoxin yields MSTIAVTDAGFEGEVLKAEKPVLVDFWAEWCGPCKQIGPVLEDVSGEMADKVTIAKVNIDENPEAPTRYGVRSIPTMLLFKGGEVAAMKIGATSKTDLTAWLNENL; encoded by the coding sequence ATGAGTACAATTGCAGTGACCGATGCAGGCTTCGAAGGTGAAGTCCTGAAGGCGGAAAAACCGGTTCTGGTAGACTTCTGGGCGGAATGGTGCGGACCCTGTAAACAGATCGGCCCGGTTCTGGAAGATGTCTCCGGTGAAATGGCTGACAAGGTCACCATCGCCAAGGTAAATATCGACGAGAACCCTGAAGCTCCGACCCGCTACGGCGTACGCAGTATTCCAACCATGCTCCTGTTCAAGGGCGGTGAAGTGGCCGCGATGAAAATCGGTGCTACCTCAAAAACCGACCTGACGGCCTGGTTAAACGAGAATCTTTGA
- the addA gene encoding double-strand break repair helicase AddA, whose product MSQTPEQRRASDPAASVWVGASAGTGKTFVLTNRVLRLLLDGEQASPERLLCLTFTKAAAAEMANRINDRLAVWAVCSEEQLTEELTGLLDHTPSEEIRQRARKLFAEVLEVPGGLKIQTIHSFCQSLLGRFPVEASLAPHFKVMDDLTAGEHLQRARDIIFGEARAQSNRTLTDALSHISARVAEQTFAELIGELVSERGRLERLMDRFRTVAEVTFKLRAFLGLTATETSEDVLRAACTEENFDGAGLRLVLSHLLAGTKTDKDKAEVMAAWLSTPEQRIALFADYTGAFLTKKGEALARPATKKVQDACPQALEILQEEAERIIRVNERLRLLAMLDNTRALLAIGEAFSSAYRESKKRHAVLDYDDLILTVTGLLGKPDVADWILFKLDGGIDHILIDEAQDTNPEQWQVIRTLAGEFFAGESAREVTRTIFAVGDVKQSIYSFQRADPRQFVETRAHFEQRAGEVSLDFHDVALDLSFRSTAAVLNVVDRVFEAPEHRLALSFSHEEILHQPNRNGEAGLVELWPTEVMPEEPEDDDWAPPVIQKPSRSPEMRLATRIAETIRGWLDHGEKLDSTDRPVTPGDILILVRRRGKFDDYLIRALKSRGIPVAGQDKMVLTDQLAVQDLMAAGNFVLLPDDDLTLAVVLKSPLVGFSEEDLFDLAAGRKKGESLWGALLKRRQENERFAGAVDYLTTLTGYADFSPPFEFYSCLLGPLRGREKILARLGDEASDPMDEFLSLAMAYEQNNVSSLQGFLSWVGRSKMEIKRDMEQGQDQVRIMTVHGAKGLQAPIVFLPDSCQAPSRDKKILWADNDGTPMMLWPGSSANALGPAKEVQDENRRIRDEEYLRLLYVALTRAEDRLYISGWEGKQGRAQNCWYDLIERALSGMDGVETQEAWNDQPLLRLSNPQEKAVKQKAADITTASELPPLPGWARKLPGAEPVPPRPLTPSRPVEEEPAVLSPLTMRARQAKEEQRFHRGRLIHRLLEILPGLPPDIREGAAGKFLCQPAHGLSGADQKQIAGEVISILEDARFEALFGPDSRAEVPIVGLVGRTPVSGQVDRLVKTDGEILVVDYKTNRPPPSSPDKVPALYLRQMAAYRHILRDIYPGLEIRTALLWTDVARLMELPDEVLDPVNF is encoded by the coding sequence ATGAGTCAGACCCCGGAACAACGGCGCGCGTCGGATCCGGCGGCCTCGGTCTGGGTCGGGGCGTCTGCCGGTACCGGCAAGACCTTCGTGCTGACCAACCGGGTGCTGCGCTTGCTGCTGGATGGGGAACAGGCCTCGCCGGAGCGGCTTTTGTGCCTGACCTTCACCAAGGCGGCAGCGGCGGAGATGGCCAACCGCATCAATGACCGGCTGGCGGTCTGGGCGGTCTGCAGTGAAGAACAACTGACTGAAGAACTTACCGGCCTGCTGGATCATACCCCGTCGGAAGAGATCCGCCAGCGGGCCCGCAAGCTTTTTGCCGAGGTGCTGGAGGTGCCGGGCGGGCTCAAGATCCAGACCATCCATTCCTTTTGCCAGTCGCTGCTCGGCCGCTTCCCTGTCGAGGCCAGCCTCGCGCCCCATTTCAAGGTCATGGACGACCTGACTGCCGGCGAACATCTGCAGCGGGCCCGGGATATTATTTTTGGCGAGGCCCGCGCCCAGAGCAACCGGACCCTGACCGATGCCCTGTCTCATATTTCGGCCCGGGTGGCGGAACAGACCTTTGCCGAACTGATTGGTGAACTGGTCAGCGAGCGCGGGCGGCTTGAACGTCTGATGGATCGCTTCAGGACCGTCGCCGAAGTGACCTTTAAACTCAGGGCTTTTCTCGGCCTTACCGCGACTGAGACCTCCGAGGATGTTCTGCGGGCTGCCTGTACCGAGGAAAATTTCGACGGGGCGGGCCTCAGGCTTGTCCTGTCGCACCTGCTGGCGGGTACTAAAACAGACAAAGATAAAGCGGAAGTGATGGCGGCCTGGCTGTCCACGCCGGAACAGCGGATTGCCCTATTTGCTGATTATACCGGTGCCTTTCTGACGAAAAAAGGCGAAGCTCTGGCAAGACCAGCTACCAAAAAAGTCCAGGACGCCTGTCCGCAGGCGCTGGAGATCCTGCAGGAGGAAGCGGAGCGGATTATCAGGGTGAACGAGCGCCTGCGCCTGCTGGCCATGCTGGACAATACCCGGGCGCTTCTGGCCATCGGCGAGGCCTTCAGCAGCGCCTACCGGGAAAGCAAGAAACGCCATGCGGTGCTGGATTATGACGACCTGATCCTGACGGTCACCGGCCTGCTGGGCAAGCCGGATGTGGCCGACTGGATCCTGTTCAAGCTCGACGGCGGCATCGACCATATCCTGATTGACGAGGCCCAGGACACAAACCCGGAACAGTGGCAGGTGATCCGCACCCTGGCCGGGGAATTCTTTGCCGGTGAAAGCGCCCGCGAAGTAACCCGCACCATTTTTGCCGTCGGCGATGTGAAACAGTCCATCTACAGTTTCCAGCGGGCTGATCCGCGCCAGTTTGTCGAAACCCGGGCCCATTTCGAGCAGCGGGCCGGGGAAGTGAGCCTGGATTTCCATGATGTGGCCCTGGACCTGTCGTTCCGCTCTACGGCGGCGGTCCTCAATGTAGTGGACCGGGTGTTCGAGGCGCCGGAACATCGCCTCGCCCTGTCCTTCAGTCATGAAGAGATCCTGCATCAGCCCAACCGGAACGGCGAGGCGGGTCTGGTCGAGCTCTGGCCGACAGAAGTGATGCCCGAAGAACCGGAAGATGACGACTGGGCGCCGCCGGTGATCCAGAAGCCGTCGCGCAGTCCGGAAATGCGTCTTGCCACACGCATCGCCGAAACCATTCGCGGCTGGCTTGATCATGGTGAAAAGCTGGACTCCACCGACCGACCGGTCACGCCGGGGGATATTCTGATTCTGGTGCGCCGGCGTGGCAAGTTTGATGATTATCTGATCCGGGCGCTCAAGTCCCGGGGCATCCCGGTGGCTGGACAGGACAAGATGGTATTGACCGATCAGCTGGCAGTGCAGGACCTGATGGCGGCGGGAAATTTTGTGTTGCTGCCCGATGACGACCTGACCCTGGCGGTGGTGCTGAAAAGCCCGCTGGTGGGGTTCAGTGAAGAGGACCTGTTTGATCTGGCGGCAGGCCGCAAAAAAGGCGAAAGCCTGTGGGGGGCATTGCTGAAACGGCGGCAGGAAAATGAACGCTTCGCCGGGGCGGTAGACTATCTCACAACGCTCACCGGCTATGCCGATTTCTCTCCGCCCTTTGAATTCTACAGCTGTCTTCTCGGGCCTCTCCGGGGCCGGGAAAAAATCCTCGCCCGGCTTGGTGACGAGGCCAGCGATCCCATGGATGAATTCCTTTCCCTCGCCATGGCCTACGAGCAGAACAACGTCTCCTCCCTGCAGGGCTTCCTGAGCTGGGTCGGTCGCAGCAAAATGGAAATCAAACGCGACATGGAACAGGGCCAGGATCAGGTGCGGATCATGACCGTGCATGGCGCCAAGGGTCTGCAGGCGCCCATCGTCTTCCTGCCCGATAGCTGCCAGGCGCCAAGCCGGGATAAAAAGATCCTGTGGGCCGATAATGACGGCACACCAATGATGTTGTGGCCGGGAAGTTCAGCCAATGCCCTGGGCCCGGCAAAAGAAGTGCAGGATGAAAACCGGCGAATTCGCGACGAGGAATATCTGCGTCTGCTGTATGTGGCCCTGACCCGGGCAGAGGACCGGCTTTATATCAGTGGCTGGGAAGGTAAGCAGGGGCGGGCCCAGAACTGCTGGTATGACCTGATTGAAAGGGCTCTGTCGGGAATGGACGGGGTGGAAACCCAGGAGGCCTGGAACGATCAGCCTTTGCTGCGCCTGAGTAATCCCCAGGAAAAGGCGGTCAAACAGAAAGCGGCTGATATTACGACTGCGAGCGAGCTTCCGCCGCTCCCCGGCTGGGCAAGAAAGCTGCCCGGGGCCGAACCGGTGCCGCCGCGACCGCTTACCCCCTCCCGGCCGGTGGAGGAAGAGCCCGCAGTGCTGAGCCCGCTGACCATGCGCGCGCGGCAGGCGAAGGAGGAACAGCGGTTCCACCGTGGCAGGCTCATTCACCGGCTGCTGGAGATATTGCCGGGTCTGCCCCCCGATATACGCGAGGGTGCGGCCGGAAAATTCCTGTGTCAGCCGGCGCATGGGCTGTCGGGGGCGGACCAGAAGCAGATCGCCGGGGAAGTCATCTCCATCCTTGAAGATGCAAGATTTGAAGCCCTGTTCGGACCGGACAGCCGGGCCGAGGTGCCCATTGTGGGACTGGTCGGGCGGACGCCTGTCTCCGGCCAGGTCGACCGGCTGGTGAAAACGGACGGGGAAATCCTGGTGGTGGATTACAAGACCAACCGGCCGCCGCCGTCATCACCTGACAAGGTGCCGGCCCTTTACTTGCGCCAGATGGCGGCTTACCGGCATATCCTGCGGGATATTTATCCGGGACTCGAAATACGCACGGCGCTGCTGTGGACGGATGTAGCGCGGCTGATGGAACTGCCGGATGAAGTGCTCGATCCGGTGAATTTTTAA